A DNA window from Mucilaginibacter xinganensis contains the following coding sequences:
- a CDS encoding flavin monoamine oxidase family protein, producing the protein MKNKTYSIFGAGASGLYTAWRLLNGETSGEAHQSKQLHEGDTLELYDWGQYDFSKEHKGTRAAGARVCTWHYQDEKSNSYLELGGMRYSEWDGKNDAMSGGHRLVTTVIKQLGLDKYSIPFNESTNPLYYLRTKNMYYNDISKDNPAPYNVKNDGASQPPDNGFNIVEELAVTKDTGPQTRAEWCKFYQEGRITAETSESSVFQKGDLLKNIGYWNLMFDQLGSEGYNYTNDGNGYTSNVINWNSAVAFQANNEFTPGTEYKTLTHGYSSMFNALFDAIVKLAKEKGVNFEYHPNTRLHSILEIDNVIHYTIARREDPNKKSASKTTAAAWLAMPRGSLDLVAQATRYENHKGLDVLNHRKVQLYLESAVLQPSYKVGMFFDSPWWMANAPFPPPYPAPIISYEVTTDVLHALAKEGYPKQYLVEIEKSKNPVVIETPFASAADLVSTVEKIIGASLSLAQKAQLLDASERNTIGPSVTDTPIRQVVYFGNNALDQNAKPVYGILASYDDEQFTSFWEELEYSTDSVEKTAFSENYQPLIGPRKAPDVMVKMLRQQLAAVHFGPYADYSAVPEPLETRYMDWSLPPFNAGYHAYAAHYDICDVQQKIRKPSQLIKGADANIFIVGEAYSNDQAWVEGAFCTAESVLNDFFGIKPIISNKEYPFICPCS; encoded by the coding sequence ATGAAAAATAAAACGTATTCCATTTTTGGTGCCGGGGCCTCAGGCCTTTATACCGCATGGCGCCTGCTTAACGGTGAAACCAGCGGCGAAGCACACCAATCAAAACAGCTTCACGAAGGTGACACGCTGGAGCTGTACGACTGGGGCCAGTATGATTTCTCAAAAGAGCATAAAGGAACCCGGGCAGCAGGAGCCCGCGTTTGTACCTGGCATTACCAGGACGAAAAATCAAATTCATACCTGGAGCTGGGCGGTATGCGCTACTCGGAATGGGATGGTAAAAATGATGCTATGAGCGGTGGGCACCGCCTGGTTACCACCGTAATTAAACAGCTGGGCCTGGATAAATATTCCATCCCGTTTAATGAGTCTACCAACCCGCTTTATTATTTGCGGACAAAAAATATGTACTATAACGACATCAGCAAGGACAACCCGGCACCGTATAATGTTAAGAACGATGGTGCCAGCCAGCCGCCTGATAATGGATTTAATATTGTTGAAGAGCTTGCCGTTACAAAAGATACCGGGCCTCAAACCCGCGCCGAGTGGTGCAAATTTTACCAGGAAGGGCGCATTACGGCCGAAACTTCTGAATCATCTGTTTTTCAGAAAGGCGACCTGCTAAAAAATATCGGTTACTGGAACCTCATGTTTGATCAACTGGGATCAGAGGGGTATAACTACACCAACGATGGCAATGGCTATACCTCCAACGTAATTAACTGGAACTCGGCAGTTGCGTTCCAGGCCAATAACGAGTTTACGCCAGGCACAGAGTATAAAACCCTTACCCACGGGTATTCCAGCATGTTTAATGCTTTGTTTGATGCCATTGTGAAACTGGCTAAAGAAAAAGGGGTTAATTTTGAGTACCACCCGAACACCCGCCTGCACTCTATTTTAGAAATTGACAATGTTATCCATTATACCATTGCCCGGCGCGAGGACCCGAATAAAAAATCGGCTTCAAAAACAACCGCTGCCGCATGGCTGGCTATGCCGCGCGGATCGCTGGACCTTGTTGCCCAGGCCACCCGTTATGAAAACCATAAAGGGCTTGACGTGCTGAACCACCGCAAAGTGCAGCTGTACCTGGAATCGGCAGTGTTGCAGCCATCGTATAAGGTTGGGATGTTTTTTGATTCGCCGTGGTGGATGGCTAATGCCCCGTTCCCGCCACCTTATCCGGCACCCATCATTAGTTATGAGGTAACCACCGACGTATTGCATGCACTGGCAAAAGAGGGCTATCCAAAACAATACCTGGTTGAAATTGAAAAGAGCAAGAACCCGGTAGTTATTGAAACGCCGTTCGCTTCGGCGGCAGATTTGGTAAGCACCGTTGAAAAAATCATTGGTGCATCGCTTTCGCTGGCGCAAAAAGCACAGTTGCTTGATGCGTCTGAACGTAATACTATTGGCCCAAGTGTTACCGATACCCCTATTCGCCAGGTGGTATATTTCGGTAATAATGCGCTGGATCAGAATGCGAAACCAGTTTACGGCATCCTGGCCAGCTATGATGACGAGCAGTTTACCAGTTTTTGGGAAGAACTGGAATATTCCACCGACTCGGTTGAAAAAACTGCCTTTTCAGAAAACTACCAGCCCCTTATTGGCCCGCGTAAGGCTCCTGATGTGATGGTAAAAATGCTGCGCCAGCAACTGGCAGCGGTACATTTTGGCCCTTATGCTGATTATAGCGCTGTGCCCGAACCGCTGGAAACACGTTATATGGATTGGTCGCTGCCGCCTTTCAATGCGGGTTACCATGCTTATGCGGCACACTATGATATTTGCGATGTGCAACAAAAGATCCGCAAACCATCGCAACTGATAAAAGGTGCCGACGCCAATATTTTTATAGTTGGCGAAGCATACTCAAATGACCAGGCCTGGGTTGAAGGTGCTTTTTGCACAGCAGAATCAGTATTGAACGATTTTTTTGGAATAAAGCCCATCATCAGTAATAAAGAATACCCCTTCATTTGCCCCTGCAGCTAA
- a CDS encoding alpha-keto acid decarboxylase family protein has protein sequence MANQNLRFHESPVNAKVSNKKQSQPFTVADYLLTRLKQLNVTEVFQIPGDYVKHFTQALEYFDGITTIGAINELDAAYAADAYGRTRGLAAVSLQYGVSTFSALNAIAGAYVELSPVVVISACPGADARNIGSMYNVLYHHSTGNLAADQEVYAHVTVAAETLSSSVGAAEKIDNLLIAAITHQKPVYIACYKEVWGEPCPKPSKTPLKPLVIKSDPLALENAVAQAWAQITAAKNPMIFAGVEVLRHGLSGLLQQLIDASGFLYTTTSLGKTVLDEKGDKFVGTYSDAASIQSVTELVIAADCFLTLGTIITDDYLIFIESKYADMVLATTQQIRAGYFIYENVTMKDFMEALLHLFKITKGYPLKTVAPAQPIYPEPWLSNSDPQWNDQPDVITYNRFFQHAMKFLTDNHMLKDIVMTYGVSSSLYVATNAYGLSQNSFISSAAWQCIGYETGAASGAQLGSGKRAWTVAGDGGFMMVCQSLSTLARNNLNAVIFVMSNGVYAIEQVYVDITAFEPGPQHKFDAFDILPQWDYLALAKAFGAEGYTVKTVKELEAVLQKLKTKTNKPTLVQVVIPEKDLPGQMQRLGLE, from the coding sequence ATGGCCAATCAAAACCTGCGGTTTCATGAAAGCCCTGTCAACGCCAAAGTTTCCAATAAAAAACAATCGCAGCCATTTACCGTTGCCGATTATCTTTTAACCCGCCTTAAACAGTTAAATGTTACGGAAGTATTCCAGATTCCCGGCGACTATGTTAAACATTTTACCCAAGCCCTTGAATATTTCGATGGGATAACAACCATTGGAGCTATTAATGAGCTGGATGCGGCTTACGCCGCCGATGCTTACGGACGCACCCGCGGCCTCGCCGCCGTATCCCTTCAGTATGGTGTGAGCACATTTAGCGCGCTTAATGCAATTGCCGGAGCGTATGTAGAGCTGAGCCCTGTTGTGGTGATCAGCGCCTGCCCGGGGGCAGACGCCCGCAATATAGGCAGCATGTACAATGTACTTTACCACCACTCAACCGGCAACCTGGCTGCAGACCAGGAAGTTTATGCGCACGTTACCGTTGCCGCCGAAACGCTCAGCTCATCGGTTGGTGCCGCCGAAAAAATAGACAATTTACTAATTGCCGCTATTACCCATCAAAAACCGGTTTATATTGCCTGTTACAAAGAGGTTTGGGGCGAACCTTGCCCCAAACCGTCAAAAACGCCATTAAAGCCGCTGGTTATAAAAAGCGATCCGCTGGCGCTTGAAAATGCAGTTGCACAGGCCTGGGCACAAATTACTGCGGCAAAAAACCCAATGATATTTGCCGGGGTAGAGGTGCTGCGGCATGGCCTGTCGGGCTTGTTACAGCAACTTATTGATGCAAGCGGCTTTCTTTACACCACCACCAGCCTGGGCAAAACCGTGCTGGACGAAAAGGGCGATAAATTTGTTGGCACCTATAGCGATGCCGCTTCCATCCAAAGCGTTACCGAACTGGTAATCGCAGCCGATTGTTTCCTTACCCTTGGCACCATTATTACCGATGATTACCTGATTTTTATTGAAAGCAAATATGCCGATATGGTGCTGGCCACCACACAACAGATCAGGGCTGGCTATTTTATTTATGAGAATGTTACCATGAAGGATTTTATGGAAGCATTGCTGCATTTGTTTAAAATCACCAAAGGCTATCCGCTAAAAACCGTGGCCCCCGCCCAACCCATTTATCCCGAACCCTGGCTCTCCAATTCTGATCCCCAATGGAATGACCAGCCGGATGTTATTACTTACAACCGGTTCTTTCAGCACGCTATGAAGTTTTTAACCGATAACCACATGCTGAAGGATATTGTGATGACCTACGGCGTAAGCTCGTCCCTTTATGTCGCTACCAACGCTTATGGCTTGTCGCAAAACAGCTTTATCTCGTCGGCAGCGTGGCAGTGTATCGGCTATGAAACAGGGGCCGCATCGGGAGCACAGCTAGGCAGCGGCAAACGCGCCTGGACCGTAGCCGGCGACGGTGGTTTTATGATGGTTTGCCAGTCGCTCTCCACCCTTGCCCGCAACAACCTTAATGCGGTAATATTTGTAATGAGCAACGGCGTATATGCCATTGAGCAGGTGTATGTGGACATTACCGCGTTCGAGCCGGGGCCGCAGCATAAGTTTGATGCTTTTGATATCCTGCCGCAATGGGACTACCTGGCGCTGGCCAAAGCATTCGGTGCCGAAGGCTACACCGTAAAAACAGTAAAAGAGCTTGAGGCGGTACTTCAAAAACTAAAAACAAAAACCAATAAACCCACGCTGGTTCAGGTGGTTATCCCTGAAAAAGACCTGCCCGGGCAAATGCAGCGGCTCGGATTGGAATAA
- a CDS encoding metallophosphoesterase family protein produces MQRRLLLKNLGGLLLIPALPFKSSPADRKPVLRVAHLTDIHLKDKWSAPARFAKCLHHVQKQKGVDFILNGGDVVFDMNKENLDTINTQWRLWHSTLKSECSLPMHYVLGNHDIWWNEDDKGQAIYGKKYAMDQLQLASRYYSFTANGWKFIMLDSVHLDLDNTWYIGKLGDEQFNWLEQELSATPQTMPVCVLSHIPVLSATLMVDDIEAGSNKWEILGGDMHTDTNRIISLFYRHSNVKLCLSGHIHLRDKVVYNNVTYICNGAVSGAWWEGNKRETAPGYGLIDFYDDGTFKEEYINY; encoded by the coding sequence ATGCAAAGACGATTACTCCTAAAAAATCTTGGCGGCCTGTTACTGATCCCCGCCCTGCCGTTTAAAAGCAGCCCCGCCGACCGTAAGCCGGTTTTGCGCGTTGCTCATCTTACCGATATTCACTTAAAGGATAAGTGGAGTGCGCCCGCCCGGTTTGCAAAATGCCTGCACCATGTACAAAAACAAAAGGGTGTTGATTTTATATTAAATGGCGGCGATGTGGTGTTCGACATGAACAAAGAGAACCTGGATACCATAAATACCCAATGGCGGTTATGGCACTCAACGCTTAAATCGGAGTGCAGCCTGCCAATGCACTATGTACTGGGGAACCATGATATCTGGTGGAACGAAGACGATAAAGGACAGGCCATCTATGGCAAAAAATATGCGATGGACCAGCTGCAGCTTGCCTCACGCTATTACAGCTTTACCGCGAATGGATGGAAGTTTATTATGCTGGACAGTGTGCACCTTGACCTTGATAACACATGGTACATAGGTAAGCTCGGCGACGAACAGTTTAACTGGCTGGAGCAGGAACTGAGCGCAACACCCCAAACAATGCCGGTTTGCGTGCTGTCACACATCCCTGTTCTTTCGGCTACGCTAATGGTTGATGATATTGAAGCGGGCAGTAACAAATGGGAAATCCTTGGTGGCGATATGCATACCGATACCAACAGGATCATCAGTTTATTTTACAGACACTCCAACGTAAAGCTCTGCCTTAGCGGCCACATTCACCTGCGCGATAAGGTGGTTTACAACAACGTAACCTATATCTGCAACGGCGCAGTAAGCGGGGCCTGGTGGGAAGGTAATAAACGCGAAACCGCGCCCGGCTATGGTTTGATTGACTTTTACGATGATGGCACCTTTAAAGAGGAATATATTAATTACTGA
- a CDS encoding FadR/GntR family transcriptional regulator: MNPTLISRKSLADEVARQLQERILTGHYQLNQKLPVESELMKAFGVGRSSIREAIKILANSGFVRVQQGIGTFVEDSSGINEPLGQRLKRASSKHIDEVREILEMKMAEKAAMNRTGNDISKLEHFLKKRTKAANDNLIEDCVDAHVSFYVALAEASKNEILADLYKQFATQLKTDLLKTHHDTSFFKDGPDNHHKLLDSILREDPKMAWYWSAKITGQITK; this comes from the coding sequence ATGAACCCAACCCTTATCTCCCGAAAGTCATTAGCCGATGAGGTGGCGCGCCAGTTACAGGAACGCATCCTTACGGGCCACTATCAATTAAATCAGAAATTGCCCGTTGAATCAGAATTGATGAAAGCCTTCGGTGTAGGCCGTTCAAGCATCAGGGAAGCCATAAAGATCCTGGCGAATTCCGGCTTTGTAAGGGTACAGCAGGGGATAGGCACTTTTGTTGAAGATAGTTCAGGCATCAATGAGCCGCTGGGCCAGCGGCTTAAAAGGGCGTCTTCCAAACACATTGACGAAGTACGCGAGATCCTGGAGATGAAAATGGCTGAAAAGGCTGCCATGAACCGAACCGGTAATGATATTTCAAAACTGGAGCATTTTTTAAAAAAGCGTACGAAAGCAGCAAATGATAATTTAATTGAGGACTGTGTAGATGCGCATGTGAGTTTTTATGTTGCCCTTGCCGAGGCCTCCAAAAATGAGATCCTTGCCGACCTCTACAAACAATTTGCGACACAACTAAAAACCGACCTGTTGAAAACGCATCACGACACTTCGTTTTTTAAGGATGGGCCGGATAATCACCATAAATTATTGGATAGCATATTGCGCGAAGATCCCAAAATGGCCTGGTACTGGAGCGCCAAAATTACAGGTCAGATCACTAAATAA
- the recQ gene encoding DNA helicase RecQ: protein MTPIQALQKYFGYSAFRHRQEEIIQHILDKKDVLTLMPTGGGKSLCYQLPAVLLNGLTIVISPLIALMKDQVDALNVNGIPAAFINSSQSTQEQIDISTRLKNNQLKLLYLAPERLFGKESKLMDFLKTLPVALIAIDEAHCISHWGHDFRPEYLMLAGLKTEFPKVPVIALTATADKLTKKDILEKLNLKNPEVFISSFNRENITYRVTPKRNSFNQLLAFLNDRRDESGIIYCLSRKSTESLAADLKEEGFLADAYHAGLPNEVKARTQEAFLRDDVRIIVATIAFGMGINKSNVRYVVHMDLPKNIEGYYQETGRAGRDGLPSDALLLFSPGDAVKLKQFAMVEDNPDQSRIMLKKLDDMVTYCQLHACRRQFLLKYFDEDFPPNCGSCDFCLTEFIRFDATLIAQKALSAVVRLKERFGAAYVVDFLRGSKNQNIREEHKQLKTYGIGADISKPDWQRYLRELTAMGYLQVTDDMYPVLKLTQKSEAVLKGLEKVELVATETVEEQHPATEALPFEAVLITELKAIRRDIALHENVPPYVILSDASLQEMATYLPQSLDELRLISGFGDIKLARYGREFLLPVKSYCEKNGLSSKIKSKATNRGRKTKTGAKTTGTRSSDTARESFTLYKAGKPISEIAALRGLAPTTIEGHLSFYIYKGEMDVTELVSTQKMPAIKDVVESYGAGKLAPIKEVLGDEYSYGEIKAVIAWMRKNGDIS, encoded by the coding sequence ATGACCCCCATACAGGCACTGCAAAAATATTTTGGATACAGTGCCTTCAGGCACCGGCAGGAGGAGATCATACAACATATTTTAGATAAAAAGGATGTACTTACGCTGATGCCCACCGGCGGCGGCAAATCCTTATGTTACCAGTTGCCCGCCGTGCTGCTTAACGGCCTCACCATTGTGATTTCGCCGCTTATTGCGCTGATGAAAGACCAGGTTGATGCGCTTAATGTTAACGGCATTCCGGCAGCGTTTATTAATTCAAGCCAATCCACACAGGAGCAAATAGACATCAGCACCCGCCTTAAAAACAACCAGCTAAAGCTGCTGTACCTTGCCCCCGAGCGTTTGTTCGGTAAAGAGAGCAAGCTGATGGATTTTTTGAAGACCCTGCCTGTTGCATTGATCGCTATTGACGAGGCACATTGCATCTCGCATTGGGGGCATGATTTCAGGCCGGAATACCTGATGCTGGCCGGTTTAAAAACCGAATTCCCGAAGGTGCCGGTTATTGCGCTTACCGCTACAGCCGATAAGCTTACCAAAAAGGATATTCTCGAAAAATTAAATCTTAAAAACCCCGAAGTATTCATCTCGTCGTTTAACCGCGAGAATATAACGTATAGGGTTACCCCTAAAAGAAACAGCTTTAATCAGCTGCTTGCTTTTTTGAATGACCGCCGCGACGAATCAGGCATTATTTATTGTTTGTCGCGTAAATCAACCGAAAGCCTGGCCGCCGACTTAAAAGAGGAGGGCTTTTTAGCAGATGCTTATCATGCAGGTTTACCAAATGAAGTTAAGGCCCGCACCCAGGAAGCTTTTTTGCGCGATGACGTGCGGATTATTGTGGCTACCATTGCCTTTGGCATGGGTATTAACAAATCAAATGTGCGCTATGTAGTGCACATGGACCTGCCCAAAAACATTGAGGGCTATTATCAGGAAACTGGCCGCGCCGGCAGGGATGGCTTACCCTCAGATGCACTGCTGCTTTTTTCGCCGGGCGATGCTGTTAAGCTGAAGCAGTTTGCCATGGTGGAAGATAACCCCGACCAAAGCCGCATTATGTTGAAAAAGCTGGATGATATGGTGACCTATTGCCAGTTGCATGCCTGCCGCCGGCAATTTTTACTGAAATATTTTGACGAAGATTTTCCGCCCAACTGCGGGTCATGCGATTTTTGTTTGACTGAATTTATCCGGTTTGACGCGACCCTGATTGCCCAAAAAGCACTTTCGGCAGTGGTGCGGCTAAAAGAACGCTTTGGAGCGGCTTATGTAGTTGATTTTTTAAGGGGGTCAAAAAATCAGAACATCCGCGAAGAGCATAAACAGCTAAAAACCTATGGAATTGGCGCCGATATCAGCAAACCCGATTGGCAACGCTACCTGCGTGAGCTAACGGCGATGGGCTATTTGCAGGTCACCGATGATATGTACCCGGTTTTAAAGCTCACCCAAAAAAGCGAAGCCGTGCTGAAGGGCCTGGAAAAAGTGGAACTGGTAGCAACTGAAACCGTTGAAGAGCAGCATCCTGCAACCGAAGCACTGCCTTTTGAAGCCGTACTGATAACTGAGCTGAAAGCCATCAGGCGCGATATTGCACTGCATGAAAACGTGCCGCCGTATGTGATCCTTTCAGACGCCAGCCTGCAGGAAATGGCTACCTACTTACCCCAGAGTTTGGATGAGCTGAGGCTGATCTCGGGCTTTGGCGATATTAAACTAGCCCGCTATGGCCGCGAGTTCCTGCTGCCGGTAAAAAGTTATTGCGAAAAAAATGGACTCTCGTCAAAAATAAAAAGCAAGGCAACCAACCGCGGGCGCAAAACTAAAACGGGTGCTAAAACAACCGGAACCCGGTCATCAGACACCGCCAGGGAAAGCTTTACCTTATACAAGGCAGGTAAGCCCATTAGCGAGATTGCAGCCTTGCGCGGGCTTGCTCCAACCACCATTGAAGGGCATTTAAGCTTTTATATTTACAAAGGCGAAATGGACGTTACTGAATTGGTGAGCACCCAAAAGATGCCCGCCATTAAAGACGTTGTTGAAAGTTATGGCGCCGGAAAGCTGGCACCCATAAAAGAGGTTTTGGGAGATGAATATTCCTACGGCGAGATCAAAGCGGTGATAGCCTGGATGCGGAAGAACGGCGATATTAGTTAG
- a CDS encoding M14 metallopeptidase family protein: MIKKLLLPLILLGICCSAFSQAIQSPEKFLGYKPGEQFTPHYKIVEYFKYIAGASKNTKLVQYGSTNEGRPLLAMFIASDENIGRLEEIRQNNLKLAGLDKGASAAASQPVICWLSYNVHGNEPASSEAAMWTLYDMVDPANTRTQPWLKNTVVVIDPCLNPDGRDRYVNFYNSVKGEKPDANPFSREHAEPWPGGRINHYYFDLNRDWAWQTQKETQARVALFNQWLPEVHVDYHEQGYNSPYYFAPAAEPFHKVITPWQREMQITIGKNNAKYFDQNGWLYFTKQEFDLLYPSYGDTYPIYNGSIGMTYEQGGISAGLAVLTRSGDTLTLVQRVAHHHSTSLSTVETASAYSQKLLDEFKKFYDNSRANPPGEYKTYIIENDNIDKVNALAKLLDRNGIKYGFGLKSNVTGYNYTSNKTEQYTINPNDMVINAYQSKSVLLNVLLEPKTFVADSNTYDITAWSLPYVYGLKALAVKESLKPATATFSTAKPQVLVNTHAYAYVSNWQSVNDVKFLAALLKSGIKVRYSEKPFQAGGKQFAAGSLLITRAGNDRDDFDGTVSRIATELNQDLTPLASGFVEKGYDLGSDHIRYIRQPRVMLAAGDDVNAEAMGEVRYFFEQQIGYPITLVRYRDLSRARLADFDVAIFTDGDYDGFPSDKLTSWIQDGGKLIAIQNAVAQLVDKKGFLLKKKEEKKDDKADTKNKELPILLYDSRDRDALRSSVPGAIYKINLDNTHPLGFGLSTSYYAIKLSDDIYDFLGDDGWNVGTVKKDGLVSGFVGQKSKEKIKDGLLLGVQSMGRGSVIYMVDDPIFRTFWENGKLLFSNAVFMVGQ; the protein is encoded by the coding sequence ATGATAAAAAAGCTACTTCTGCCGTTAATATTACTTGGCATTTGCTGTTCAGCCTTTTCGCAGGCAATCCAATCTCCCGAAAAATTTTTAGGTTACAAGCCGGGCGAGCAGTTTACCCCGCATTATAAAATTGTTGAATACTTTAAATATATAGCCGGGGCATCAAAAAATACAAAGCTGGTGCAGTACGGCTCGACTAACGAGGGCAGGCCGCTTTTGGCCATGTTTATCGCGTCTGACGAGAACATCGGCCGGCTGGAAGAGATCCGCCAAAATAACTTAAAACTTGCAGGCCTTGACAAAGGGGCATCAGCCGCAGCCAGCCAGCCGGTAATATGCTGGCTGAGTTACAATGTGCATGGCAACGAGCCAGCCTCTTCCGAAGCGGCCATGTGGACATTGTACGACATGGTAGACCCGGCAAACACGCGCACGCAGCCCTGGCTAAAAAATACAGTAGTGGTTATTGACCCCTGCTTAAACCCCGACGGGCGCGACCGCTATGTGAACTTTTACAATTCGGTTAAAGGCGAAAAGCCCGACGCCAACCCCTTTTCGCGCGAACATGCCGAGCCATGGCCGGGCGGCAGGATCAACCACTATTACTTCGACTTAAACCGCGACTGGGCGTGGCAAACGCAAAAAGAAACGCAGGCCCGGGTAGCTTTATTTAACCAATGGTTGCCCGAAGTGCATGTTGATTACCATGAGCAAGGCTATAATTCACCCTATTACTTTGCCCCTGCGGCAGAACCTTTCCACAAGGTGATTACCCCATGGCAGCGCGAAATGCAAATTACCATTGGTAAAAACAATGCCAAATATTTTGATCAAAACGGTTGGCTGTATTTTACCAAGCAGGAGTTTGACCTGCTTTACCCCTCATACGGCGATACTTACCCTATTTATAACGGCTCTATCGGCATGACGTACGAGCAGGGCGGCATTAGTGCCGGCTTGGCGGTGCTTACCCGCAGCGGCGATACCCTTACCCTGGTTCAGCGTGTTGCCCACCACCACTCTACCAGCTTAAGCACGGTTGAAACAGCTTCGGCTTATTCACAAAAACTACTGGATGAGTTTAAAAAGTTTTATGATAACAGCCGTGCCAACCCTCCGGGCGAGTACAAAACGTATATTATTGAAAATGATAACATTGATAAAGTAAATGCATTGGCCAAACTGCTGGACAGAAATGGCATTAAATACGGGTTCGGGTTAAAAAGCAATGTAACGGGGTATAACTATACCAGCAATAAAACAGAGCAATATACCATTAACCCTAATGACATGGTAATAAATGCTTACCAGTCAAAATCAGTGTTGCTGAATGTGTTGCTGGAGCCCAAAACCTTTGTGGCCGATTCAAACACGTATGATATTACCGCATGGTCGTTACCTTACGTTTACGGATTAAAAGCGCTGGCCGTAAAAGAATCGTTAAAACCGGCCACCGCAACCTTTAGTACGGCAAAACCACAGGTGCTGGTTAACACACATGCTTATGCTTATGTATCAAACTGGCAATCTGTTAACGATGTGAAGTTTTTAGCTGCGTTGCTGAAAAGCGGCATCAAGGTGCGCTACTCAGAAAAGCCTTTCCAGGCAGGCGGCAAACAATTTGCAGCAGGATCCTTGCTGATTACCAGGGCGGGGAACGACCGGGATGATTTTGACGGGACAGTTTCGCGGATAGCTACTGAACTGAACCAGGACCTTACGCCCCTTGCATCGGGCTTTGTTGAAAAAGGGTACGACCTTGGGTCAGATCATATCAGGTATATCCGCCAGCCGCGCGTAATGCTTGCCGCCGGCGATGATGTAAATGCAGAGGCCATGGGCGAAGTGCGCTACTTTTTTGAGCAGCAGATAGGTTATCCCATTACGCTGGTGCGCTACCGGGATTTAAGCCGGGCAAGGCTTGCCGACTTTGATGTTGCCATATTTACTGACGGGGATTATGATGGATTTCCGTCTGATAAACTGACCAGCTGGATCCAGGATGGCGGTAAGCTGATCGCTATCCAGAATGCGGTAGCGCAACTGGTTGATAAAAAAGGCTTTTTGTTAAAGAAAAAGGAAGAGAAGAAGGATGATAAGGCCGATACCAAAAATAAAGAATTACCGATATTGTTATACGACAGCCGCGACAGGGATGCGCTGCGATCAAGTGTGCCGGGTGCCATTTATAAAATCAACCTCGATAACACACATCCGCTTGGGTTTGGCCTCTCCACCAGCTACTATGCGATAAAACTGAGCGACGATATTTATGATTTTTTGGGTGATGATGGCTGGAATGTTGGCACCGTTAAAAAAGACGGGCTGGTGTCGGGCTTTGTTGGGCAAAAAAGTAAAGAAAAGATTAAGGACGGCCTGCTGCTGGGTGTACAGTCAATGGGCCGGGGTTCGGTAATATACATGGTTGATGACCCTATCTTCCGCACGTTTTGGGAGAACGGAAAGCTGTTATTCAGCAACGCTGTGTTTATGGTAGGGCAATAA
- a CDS encoding RNA polymerase sigma-70 factor — translation MPDSNIVITRLNQGDAKAFEVLFKLYYERLTLFANRFVNDRQAAEEITAGVFAHLWEKGHEVAFSTSVSSYLFKMVQNRSLNYLKRRKIENLYVNYLEKNNLLDEFYRTVETNYEEKELAGQINDAINSLPEKCREIFILSRFSDMKYREIADKLSISPKTVERQMSIALEKLRQILIIKY, via the coding sequence ATGCCGGACAGCAACATAGTAATTACAAGGCTTAACCAGGGGGATGCAAAAGCATTTGAAGTTTTATTTAAACTTTATTATGAAAGACTTACCCTTTTTGCCAACCGCTTTGTAAATGACCGGCAGGCTGCTGAAGAAATTACCGCCGGCGTATTTGCTCACTTATGGGAAAAAGGCCACGAAGTAGCCTTTTCAACATCGGTAAGTTCTTATCTTTTTAAAATGGTACAAAACCGCAGCCTTAACTACCTGAAGCGCCGCAAAATTGAAAACCTGTATGTTAATTACCTGGAGAAGAATAACCTTTTGGATGAGTTTTACCGCACGGTTGAAACCAACTACGAAGAAAAGGAACTTGCCGGCCAGATAAACGACGCCATAAACAGCCTGCCTGAAAAATGCCGTGAAATTTTTATACTGAGCCGTTTCAGCGATATGAAATACAGGGAAATTGCCGACAAGCTCAGCATCTCCCCAAAAACTGTTGAACGCCAAATGAGCATTGCCCTCGAAAAACTAAGACAGATACTCATCATTAAATATTAG